Proteins encoded together in one Mus pahari chromosome 9, PAHARI_EIJ_v1.1, whole genome shotgun sequence window:
- the Prf1 gene encoding perforin-1, which yields MAVPLFLLGLFLLLPRPVPAPCYTATRSECKQKHKFVPGAWMAGEGVDVTTLRRSGSFPVNTQKFLRPDRTCTLCKNSLMRDAIQRLPVAITHWRPHGSHCQRNVAAAKVSSTEGVAREAAANINNDWRVGLDVNPRPEANMRASVAGSHSKVANFAAEKTHQDQYNFNSDTVECRMYSFRLVHKPPLHPDFRKALRALPSNFNSSTEHAYHRLISSYGTHFITAVDLGGRISVLTALRTCQLTLDGLTADEVADCLNVEAQVSIGAQASVSSEYKACEEKKKRHKMATSFHQAYRERHVEVLGGPLDSTHDLLFGNKATPEQFSTWTASLPSHPGLVDYSLEPLHTLLEELNPKREALRQAISHYVMSRARWQNCSRPCRLGQHKSSRDSCQCVCRDSKVTNQDCCPRQRGLAHLVVSSFRAEHLWGDYTTATDAYLKVFFGGQEFRTGVVWNNNNPKWADKMDFGHVLLSTGGPLRVQVWDADNGWDDDLLGSCDRSPHSGFHEATCELNHGRVKFSYHAKCLPHLTGRTCLEYAPQGLLGDPPGNRSGAVW from the exons ATGGCCGTGCCCCTGTTCCTCCTGGGCCTTTTCCTGCTGCTGCCACGAcctgtccctgctccctgctACACTGCCACTCGATCAGAATGCAAGCAGAAGCACAAGTTCGTGCCAGGTGCATGGATGGCTGGGGAAGGCGTGGATGTGACCACCCTCCGCCGCTCCGGCTCCTTCCCAGTGAACACACAGAAGTTCCTGAGGCCTGACCGCACCTGCACCCTCTGTAAAAACTCCCTAATGAGAGACGCCATACAGCGCCTACCCGTGGCAATCACCCACTGGCGGCCTCATGGCTCACACTGCCAGCGTAACGTAGCCGCAGCCAAGGTCAGCTCCACGGAGGGTGTGGCCCGGGAGGCAGCTGCTAATATCAATAACGACTGGCGTGTGGGGCTGGATGTGAACCCTAGGCCGGAGGCAAACATGCGCGCGTCCGTGGCTGGTTCCCACTCCAAGGTAGCCAATTTTGCCGCTGAGAAGACCCATCAGGACCAGTACAACTTTAATAGTGACACAGTGGAGTGTCGCATGTACAG TTTTCGCCTGGTACACAAACCTCCACTCCACCCTGACTTCAGAAAGGCACTCAGAGCCCTCCCCAGCAACTTTAACAGCTCCACAGAGCATGCTTACCACAGGCTCATCTCCTCCTATGGCACGCACTTTATCACAGCTGTGGACCTAGGTGGCCGCATCTCAGTCCTCACAGCCCTGCGTACCTGTCAGCTGACCCTGGACGGGCTCACAGCTGATGAGGTAGCAGATTGTCTGAACGTGGAGGCCCAGGTCAGCATCGGTGCCCAAGCCAGTGTCTCCAGCGAATACAAAGCTTGTGAGGAGAAGAAGAAACGGCACAAAATGGCCACCTCTTTCCACCAGGCCTACCGTGAGCGTCACGTGGAAGTACTTGGTGGCCCTCTGGACTCCACGCATGATCTGCTCTTCGGGAACAAAGCTACACcagagcagttctcaacctggaCAGCCTCACTGCCCAGCCACCCTGGTCTGGTAGACTACAGCCTTGAGCCCCTGCACACATTACTGGAAGAACTGAACCCAAAGCGGGAGGCACTGAGACAGGCTATCAGTCATTATGTGATGAGCAGAGCCCGGTGGCAGAACTGTAGCCGGCCCTGCAGGTTAGGCCAGCATAAGAGTAGCCGTGATTCGTGCCAGTGTGTGTGCCGGGATTCAAAGGTCACCAACCAAGACTGCTGCCCACGCCAGAGGGGCTTGGCCCATTTGGTGGTAAGCAGTTTCCGTGCAGAGCATCTTTGGGGAGACTACACCACAGCTACTGATGCCTACCTAAAGGTCTTCTTTGGTGGCCAGGAGTTCAGGACTGGTGTCGTGTGGAACAATAACAATCCCAAGTGGGCTGACAAGATGGACTTTGGACATGTGCTCCTGTCCACAGGGGGACCCCTTAGGGTGCAGGTCTGGGATGCTGATAACGGCTGGGATGATGACCTTCTTGGTTCTTGTGACAGGTCCCCCCACTCTGGTTTCCATGAGGCAACGTGTGAGCTAAACCACGGCAGGGTAAAATTCTCCTACCATGCCAAGTGTTTGCCCCATCTCACTGGAAGGACCTGCCTGGAGTATGCCCCCCAGGGGCTTCTGGGAGACCCTCCAGGAAACCGCAGTGGGGCTGTGTGGTAA